The following proteins are co-located in the Vigna angularis cultivar LongXiaoDou No.4 chromosome 2, ASM1680809v1, whole genome shotgun sequence genome:
- the LOC108329516 gene encoding outer plastidial membrane protein porin has protein sequence MAKGPGLYSDIGKKARDLLFKDYQSNQKFTVTTYSPTGVAITSSGTRKGELFVADVNTQLKNKNITTDIKVDTDSNLFTTITVNEPAPGLKAIFNFKVPDQRSGKVELQYLHDYAGISTSVGLTANPIVNFSGVVGTNVLALGADLSFDTKIGELTKSNAGLSFTKDDLIASLTLNDKGDALNAAYYHVVNPLTNTAVGAEVTHRFSTNENTLTLGTQHALDPLTTLKARVNNFGKTSALIQHEWRPKSFFTISGEVDTKAIEKSAKVGLSLVLKP, from the exons ATGGCAAAGGGTCCCGGTCTCTACTCTGATATCGGCAAGAAGGCCAGGG ATCTGTTGTTCAAGGACTACCAGAGTAACCAGAAGTTCACCGTCACCACCTACTCGCCCACCGGAGTT GCTATTACGTCATCAGGAACTAGGAAAGGTGAACTTTTTGTGGCTGATGTCAACACACAGTTGAAGAACAAAAACATCACTACTGATATCAAAGTTGATACAGATTCTAAT CTCTTCACAACTATCACTGTCAATGAACCTGCTCCTGGTCTTAAGGCTATCTTTAACTTCAAAGTTCCTGACCAGAGGTCTGGAAAG GTGGAACTTCAGTACTTGCATGACTATGCTGGAATAAGCACCAGTGTTGGGTTGACAGCGAACCCGATTGTTAACTTCTCTGGTGTTGTAGGAACCAATGTTCTTGCTCTTGGTGCTGATCTTTCTTTTGACACCAAAATTGGGGAGTTAACCAAATCCAATGCTGGACTGAGCTTCACTAAGGATGACTTGATTGCCTCGTTGACTCT GAATGACAAAGGTGATGCTCTGAATGCTGCATATTATCATGTAGTTAACCCCTTGACCAACACTGCTGTTGGTGCTGAGGTCACTCATCGTTTCTCAACTAATGAGAACACTCTCACTCTTGGTACCCAACATGCATTGGATCCATTGACCACATTGAAGGCACGTGTTAACAACTTTGGTAAGACAAGTGCTCTCATCCAGCACGAGTGGCGTCCCAAATCATTCTTTACAATTTCTGGTGAGGTAGACACCAAGGCCATTGAAAAGAGTGCCAAGGTTGGATTGAGTTTGGTTCTCAAGCCCTAA